A genomic window from Brassica oleracea var. oleracea cultivar TO1000 chromosome C8, BOL, whole genome shotgun sequence includes:
- the LOC106310105 gene encoding 54S ribosomal protein L51, mitochondrial-like, protein MALRGVWQLQKLVVSYCNWGGSSRGIRAFMESELPALIEKNPQLEVVTELSRGQHPYLKGIYRNRNERVVCVKNMDPDQVLLNATRLRNSLGRKVVKLRTRHVTKHPSVQGTWTTAVKF, encoded by the exons ATGGCACTAAGAGGAGTATGGCAGCTCCAGAAGCTGGTAGTGAGCTACTGTAATTGGGGTGGCAGCAGCAGAGGCATAAG AGCCTTTATGGAATCAGAGTTACCTGCTCTGATCGAGAAGAATCCGCAGCTCGAAGTGGTGACGGAACTCTCAAGGGGACAACATCCTTACCTCAAGGGCATTTACA GGAATAGAAATGAAAGAGTGGTGTGTGTTAAGAACATGGATCCTGATCAAGTGCTTTTGAATGCAACGAGGCTTAGGAACTCTCTTGGAAGGAAAGTGGTGAAGCTGCGGACTAGGCATGTGACCAAACATCCCAGTGTTCAAGGCACTTGGACAACCGCTGTCAAGTTCTGA
- the LOC106309194 gene encoding uncharacterized protein LOC106309194, producing the protein MQDVFPSTPEQFRNVLLADDSTYTNEYRSARKDKNLNIEPWHTAEEYDGQVREIKFRSICNSPMCPPDTAVTEWQHVVLSPDKKTLVFETVQQPHDVPFGSYFEVHCRWRLEVKEETSSVLDVRVGVHFKKWCLMQSKIKSGAIDEYKKEVEVMLEVALSHLKSHSSSSSGGDTDKNSALSLPPIPENTS; encoded by the exons ATGCAGGATGTTTTCCCAAGTACACCTGAGCAATTCCGGAACGTTTTGTTGGCTGATGATTCCACTTATACTAATGAGTACAGATCTGCAAGGAAGGATAAGAATCTTAAT ATTGAGCCTTGGCACACTGCTGAAGAATATGATGGTCAAGTTAGAGAGATTAAGTTCAGATCGATTTGTAATAGTCCTATGTGTCCACCAGACACTGCTGTAACAGAATGGCAGCACGTTGTTCTATCACCAGATAAGAAAACGCTG GTTTTTGAAACTGTGCAACAGCCGCATGATGTTCCTTTTGGTTCTTACTTTGAG GTCCATTGTCGATGGCGATTGGAAGTGAAAGAGGAGACTTCCTCTGTACTAGATGTAAGAGTTG GTGTACATTTCAAGAAATGGTGCTTGATGCAATCGAAGATTAAATCAGGAGCAATCGATGAG TACAAGAAAGAAGTGGAAGTGATGCTAGAAGTGGCATTGTCACATCTTAAGTCACATTCTTCCTCAAGCAGCGGTGGCGATACAGATAAAAACTCTGCTTTGTCGTTGCCTCCAATACCAGAAAACACAAGCTAA